CTTTTTAAAGCAGCATCCGAAGACGGAGCCGCTTGGTAGCTCGGACTGGCTAAGAAGTTGGGAAGTGCAGGAGCACTCCAGCACTCCAGCACTCCAGCACTCCAGCACTCCGAAGTATAACCAAAACCCCGCCTGGTGAGGGCGGGGTTCGGCGGTTTTTCCAACCTTGATATTTTCTCTTCGGCTCAGGCGGCTGCGGGAGCGGGATCAATGGCGAGATCCTTCTTGCTCCGGTAACCGGTACCGGCCGGGATCATGCGGCCAATGATGACGTTCTCCTTCAGGCCCTCGAGCGGATCGATCTTGCCGGTGATGGCGGCATTGATGAGCACGCGCGCGGTCTCCTGGAAGGAAGCGGCCGAGAGGAAGCTCTGGGTCGAGAGCGCCACCTTGGTGATGCCGAGGAAGAGCTCGTCGAACGTGGCCAGCTTGCCCTTGCGTTCCGCGCAGGCGCGGTTCTCGTCGAGGAGCTGGGACTTTTCGATGATTTCGCCCGGCAAAAGGTCGGTGTCGCCGGCGTCCTTCACGAGCACGCGCGAGAACATCTGTTTGACGATGATCTCGATGTGCTTGTCATTGAGCTTTTGGCCCTGCGAAGTGTAAATGGCCTGGACGTCCTTGAGGATGTACTTCATGACGGCGTCCTTGCCGCGCAGGCGGTAGAGCTGGTGCAGATCCAGGTTGCCCTCGGTGAGCTGCTGGCCGGCTTCGACCGTGTCGCCGTTCTTCACATACAACACATAGCCCGGCGGGATGATGTACTCCTTGACCTTCTGAGTCTCGCGGACGACTTTCACGACGCGCTTCTCCAAGCGGACGGTGCCGGCGGCCTTGGCCACGATCTCGCGACCATCAACCTTGACGATGACGACCTGTCCGGCCTCAACGGACTCGCCGGCTTTGACGCTCGGCTTGTCCTGGGTGTTGTGCTTGTAAGTCTCGCCATCCTCTTCAGAATAACCCACGCGAACGATCTTGTGGCCGACGAACGGCGCCAGCAATTTCTGGCCCTCCGGACCCTCGATCATGCGGCGGTCGATATCCTCGACCGTCACTTTGCCGGCAACATCACTCATGAAAGCCTTGCGCTTCGGCGGCCGGGCTTCAAAAAGTTCCTCAACGCGCGGCAAACCTTGGGTGATATCGGCTCCGGCCACGCCGCCCGTATGGAACGTGCGCATGGTGAGCTGCGTGCCAGGTTCGCCGATGGACTGGGCAGCCATGATGCCGACCGCTACACCGATCTCGACTTCCTTGTTATAAGCCAGGTCCCAACCGTAGCACTTCTTACAAACGCCTTTCGAAAGCAAGCAGGTGAGCACCGAGCGGACGCGGATATTGTCGAGCGTGGCGTCAGCGAGCTTCACGGCGGCTTTCTCATCAACAAGTCCGCCAGCCTTGACCACGGTTTCGCCAGTCTTCGGATGTTTGAGGTCCTCGATGACAATACGTCCCAAAAGACGCGCAACGACCTTCTCGTTCATCTCTTCCGATTCCTTGGCGTTGATCATGATGCCTTCCTTGTCGCCGCAATCATCCTCCTTGATGACCACATCTTGAGAAACGTCGACGAGGCGGCGGGTCAGGTAGCCGGCGTTAGCGGTACGAAGCGCGGTATCGGACAAACCTTTGCGGGCGCCATGCGTAGAGATGAAGTATTCCAGGGCGTCGATGCCGTCCTTGAAGTTGCCTTTGACCGGCAGCTCGATGATGTCGCCGGCCGGATTGGCGACCGGACCTTTCATACCGATGATCTGCGTCAGCTGGCCCCAGGAACCGCGAGCGCCGGAATCGATCATCGAAGCGACGGAACCATGCTTAGGCAGCTTCTCCTTGGAGAGTTTCGTGACGCGATCCTTGATCTCGGTCCAAACCGCGACAATCTTGGAGTGTCGTTCGGACTGGGTCAGCAAACCTTCCTGATATTGTCCCTCGACCTCCTCGATGCGACGGTCGCCATCGGCGATCAATTCTTTCTTTTCAGGAATGAACGGCAGATCAGCCATGCCCCAGGAATAACCGGAGCGAGTGATGTAATGGAAACCGATCTCTTTCAAACCATCAAGCACCTCGACGGTCTTATCGCGACCATAGATCTCCAGGCACTTGCGAACGATCTCGGTCAATTTCTTGGCGTCGAGCTGGTCGTTCAAATAACCGTAATCAACGGGCAAAACGCGGTTAAAGAAGATGCGGCCGACGCTGGTTTCGATCGGTTTGGTATCCGGCGTGAGGCGGACCAGGATCTTCTCGCGCAGCTCGATCTTGCGCAGGCGGTAGGCCAGCACGGCTTCGGACGGATTGCCGAAAGCGCGCGGCGTCTCGCGGCCCTGCTGCGGCGCCAGAAGATTCGTCATGTAATGAATACCCCAAGCCACATCCTTGTCCGGACGCATGATCGGAGTGCCCGTGGCAGGCTTCAGCAGGTTCATGGTCGAGAGCATGCGGGTGCGGACCTCTTCCTTGGCTTCCTCGGTGAGCGGCACATGAACGGCCATCTGGTCGCCGTCGAAGTCGGCGTTGAAGGACGGACAGACCATCGGATGGACCTGGATGGCCTTACCCTCGATGAGCACCGGCTGGAAGGCCTGGATGCCGAGGCGATGCAGGGTCGGAGCGCGGTTCAGCATCACGAGCGAGTCCTTGGTGACCTCCTCGAGGATGTCCCAGACCTCGCTATGATCGGCTTCGATGAAGCGGTTGGCGCTGCGGATATTGTGGCAGAAGCCGCGCTCGATGAGCTTCGCGATGACGAACGGCTTGAAAAGCTCGCGGGCCATGCCTTTCGGAATGCCGCACTGGTAGAGATGGAGACTCGGGCCGACGACGATGACCGAGCGGCCGGAGTAGTCGATGCGCTTGCCGAGCAAGTTCTGGCGGAAGCGACCCTGCTTGCCCTTGAGAATGTCGGCGAGGGACTTCAGCTGGCGCTTCTTGCCGGTCGTGGCGAGCACGGTCTTGGACTGGCGCGCGGAGTTGTCGATGAGCGCGTCCACAGCCTCCTGCAGCATGCGCTTCTCGTTCCTGGTGATGACCTCCGGAGCGTTCAACTCCTGCAGTTTCTTCAGGCGGTTGTTGCGATTGATGACGCGGCGATAGAGATCGTTCAGATCGGACGCGGCAAAACGGCCGCCGTCCAAAGGCACCATCGGGCGCAGATCCGGCGGAATGACCGGAACGACCGTCATGATCATCCACTCGGGGCGGATGTTGTTGAGTTTCAGCGACCGGAACAGCTTCACGCGGCGCACCAGCTTGTCGTACTTGGCGCCCTGGGGCTCGTCGGCGATCTCGGCGTCCATCTGAGCGATTGACGCCTCGATGTCGATCCGGGTGAGCAATTTGCGGACGGCTTCGGCGCCGATGCTCGCCTCGAACAGGTGGCCGTACTTGAGCGACCACTCCTGATAGACGTTCTCCGGGATGATCTTCAATGGCTTCAGTTCCTTGAGTTCCTTGTCGACGTTGCGGAAATCCTCGTCGAGATCCTTGAGCTTCTGCGCTTTGGCCTCGAACGCCGCGGCCAGCTTCTTCTCCTTGTCGGTCGCATCCGTGTTCTTACTGGTCATCTCGACCAGGCGCTTGTACTCAGCCTCGATCTGCTTCTTCTTGGATTTGTATTCGGTGCGGATCTGCTCGACGAGCTCGGTCTTCAGGTCCTCGCGCACCTCGGTGACGATGAAGTTGGCGAAGTAGATGACCTTCTCCAGGTTCTGGACCGAGAGATCGAGCACCAGACCGATCTTCGACGGCACGCCGCGCAGGAACCAGATATGCGAGACCGGCGAAGCCAGCTCGATGTGGCCCATGCGCTCGCGGCGCACGAGCGAGTTCGTTACCTCGACGCCGCACTTGTCGCAGATGATGCCCTTGTAGCGGACCTTCTTATATTTGCCGCAGTAGCACTCCCAATCCTTGGACGGCCCGAAAATCTCTTCGGCGAAGAGGCCGCCTTTCTCCGGCTTCTGGGTGCGGTAATTGATGGTTTCGGGATTCAGGATCTCGCCATAGGACCACTTCTTGATGGTCTCAGGCGAAGCCAGGGTCAGACGCACGGCGTCGAAATCCTGGATCTTGGTCGTCTGGTCGGCGAGAGAATTCATGTTCATATGCGGGATGATCAAGGCAATGAATTAGATCTCGTCGGCCGCGGGCCGACTCTCTTCTTCGGGAGCGACAGCCAGGACCGGAGCTTCTTCCTTAAAAGCCTCTTCGACGCCGTCAGGTTCGACGAGCGACGTCTGCGGCCGTTCGCTGCCGGGCAGGTTGCCGCGCGACTTGCCGACCTCGTCAAGGTCCATGCGCTGCTTGCCCTTCAGGAGCTCGACGTCGAGGCCGAGGCCCTTGAGTTCGCGCACGAGGACATTGAAAGATTCCGGCACGTTGATCTTCTTGATCGGCTCGCCCTTGATGATCGACTCGTAGGCTTTGGAGCGGCCGGGCACGTCGTCGGACTTGATGGTCAGGATCTCCTGCAAGGTGTGCGCGGCGCCGTAAGCTTCGAGGGCCCAAACTTCCATTTCGCCGAAGCGCTGGCCGCCGAACTGCGCCTTGCCGCCGAGCGGCTGCTGGGTGATGAGCGAGTACGGGCCGATGGAGCGCTGATGGATCTTGTCCTCGACCATGTGGTTCAGCTTCATGACGTAGATGTAGCCAACCGTGCCCTTGTTATCGAACGCTTCGCCGGTGCGGCCGTCGTACAGCTGCATCTGGCCGTCCTCCGGGAAGCCGGCGCGTTTCAGTTCCTCGCGGATCTGGTTCTCGGTGATGCCGTTCAGGACCGGCGTGCAGGCGTGATAACCGAGCGAGTTCGCAGCGAGGCCGAGATGGGTCTCAAGAATCTGGCCCAAGTTCATGCGGGACACGACGCCGAGAGGCGACAGGATGATGTCGACCGAAGTGCCGTCTCCGAGGAACGGCATGTCCTCGACCGGAACGATCTTGGAGATGACGCCCTTGTTGCCATGGCGTCCGGCGACCTTGTCGCCGACCTGGATCTTGCGGAGATCGGCCACGGCCACCTGGACGGTCATGATGACGCCCGGGGGCAGCTTGTCGCCAGCCTCGCGCGAGAAGATCTTGATATCCACGACCTTGCCGTGTTCGCCATGTTCAAGATAGAGGGAGCTGTCGCGCACGTCGCGGGCTTTCTCGCCGAAGATAGCGCGGAGGAGTTTCTCTTCCGCGGACAGTTCCGTCTCGCCCTTCGGCGTGATCTTGCCGACGAGGATGTCGCCTGAGACGACCTCGGCGCCGATGCGCACGATGCCGTTCTCGTCGAGGTTCTTCAGTTTCTCCTCGCTGATGTTCGGGATGTCGGACGTGATAACCTCCGGCCCGAGCTTAGTCTCGCGCACGTCGATCAGGTAGTTCTCGATGTGGATGGAAGTATAGCGGTCATTCTGGACCAGGCGCTCATTCAAGATGACGGCGTCCTCGTAGTTGTAACCCTCCCAGGACAGGAAGGCGACGAGCAGGTTCTGACCGAGCGCAAGTTCGCCACGATCGACGGCGCTGCCGTCGGCGATGATGGTGCCGGCCGCGACCTTCTGGCCGCGCGACACGACGGGGCGCTGGTTGATGCAGGTGGAGGAATTGGAGCGGCTGAACTTGTTCAGGCGGTAATCGCGCTTCTCGCCGTTATCGCCCGTGATCTCGACATAATCAGACTGGACCGCGGTCACCTCGCCGTCGATATCAGAAACGACGACGTGGCCGGAATCGAAAGCCGCGCGGAATTCCTGGCCAGTGCCGACGATCGGCGCGTCCGCCTTGATGCAAGGGACCGCCTGGCGCTGCATGTTCGTCGCCATGAGGGCGCGGTTAGCGTCATCGTGTTCGAGGAACGGCACGAGCGAAGTGGCGACCGAGACGATCTGCTTCGAGGAGACGTCCATGTAGTCGAGATTGTCGACGATGTCGACGGACGGTTCGCCGAATTTGCGGACCGCGACCTTCTGTTCCAGGAAATAACCATCCTTGTCGATCGGAGTCGTGGCCGTGGTGGTGATGGATTTCTCTTCCGCGAAAGCGTTGAGATATTCGATCTCCTTGGTCACGCGGGTCTTGACCGGGATCGTATCGAGCGAAAACTTGGCCAGCTTAGCGGCGTCGTCCTTGGAGATCTCGGTGCCGGCGGCGATGATGGTCTTGCCGCTCTTCGGATCCTTGATGTCGCCGCGCGCGATCTCGCCGGCGGCTTTCTTGCCGTCGTTCTTGACCTCTTTCAACACGACGCGATAAGGCGTCTCGATGAAACCGTATTCGTTGACGCGCGCGTAGCTCGCAAGATGGCCGACGAGGCCGATGTTCGGACCTTCCGGCGTCGCGATCGGACAGATGCGGCCGTAGTGGGTCGGGTGTACGTCGCGGACGTCGAACCCGGCGCGCTCGCGGGAGAGGCCGCCGGGGCCCATCGCGGAGAGACGGCGCTTGTGTTCGAGCTCGGCGAGTGGATTCACCTGGTCCATGAACTGCGACAGCTGGGAAGACATGAAGAACTCGCGCACGACGCCGATGATCGGCCGCGCGTTCACGAGCTTCGACGGCGTGATCGTCGTGATGTCCATCGTGGACATGCGGTCCTTGATGATGCGCTCCATGCGGGAGAGACCGACGCGCAAGCGGTTCTGGACGAGCTCGCCCACGGCGCGGACGCGGCGGTTGCCGAGATGGTCCACGTCGTCCGGATCCTCCTGAGTGATGTTCAGGCGGATGACTTCCTTGACGATGGTCACGATGTCCTCTTTCTTGAGGATGCGGGTCTCCGGCTTCTCGATCTCCGCCTCGGTCTGTGTGAGGCCGAAACGCTGGGCGAACTTGTAGCGGCCGACCTTGCCCAGGTCATAGCGGTCAAAGTTGAAGAACATCGAGTAGATGAGGGACTTGGCGTTGTCGGCCGTAGCCAGATCGCCCGGGCGGATGCGCTTGTAAACCTCGCGCAGGCCCTCGTCCATATCCTTGGCGGAATCCTTGTCGATGGTGTTCTGGATGTATTTGATGGACGGATGTTTGTCGACGTCGGTGAACAATCCGAGAATCTCCTCGTCAGTGCTGTAACCGAAAGCGCGCAAGAGCGACGTGACGGCCACTTTGCGCTTGCGATCGATCTTGACCCAGATGACGTTCGAGTTGTCCGTCTCCATCTCGAGCCAGGCGCCGCGGTTCGGAATGATCTTGGCGCCGAAATACTTGCGGCCGCGGTTGTTCTCGGTGGTGAAGAAGACGCCGGCGGAGCGGACGAGCTGCGAGACGACCACGCGCTCGATGCCGTTGATGATGAAAGTGCCGCGGTCGGTCATGATCGGAAAATCACCCAGGTAGATCTCCTGTTCCTTGGTCTCCGCGGTGCGCTTGTTGATGAGCCGGGCTTTGACGCGCAGCGGCGCCTCA
The Patescibacteria group bacterium genome window above contains:
- the rpoC gene encoding DNA-directed RNA polymerase subunit beta'; translated protein: MNMNSLADQTTKIQDFDAVRLTLASPETIKKWSYGEILNPETINYRTQKPEKGGLFAEEIFGPSKDWECYCGKYKKVRYKGIICDKCGVEVTNSLVRRERMGHIELASPVSHIWFLRGVPSKIGLVLDLSVQNLEKVIYFANFIVTEVREDLKTELVEQIRTEYKSKKKQIEAEYKRLVEMTSKNTDATDKEKKLAAAFEAKAQKLKDLDEDFRNVDKELKELKPLKIIPENVYQEWSLKYGHLFEASIGAEAVRKLLTRIDIEASIAQMDAEIADEPQGAKYDKLVRRVKLFRSLKLNNIRPEWMIMTVVPVIPPDLRPMVPLDGGRFAASDLNDLYRRVINRNNRLKKLQELNAPEVITRNEKRMLQEAVDALIDNSARQSKTVLATTGKKRQLKSLADILKGKQGRFRQNLLGKRIDYSGRSVIVVGPSLHLYQCGIPKGMARELFKPFVIAKLIERGFCHNIRSANRFIEADHSEVWDILEEVTKDSLVMLNRAPTLHRLGIQAFQPVLIEGKAIQVHPMVCPSFNADFDGDQMAVHVPLTEEAKEEVRTRMLSTMNLLKPATGTPIMRPDKDVAWGIHYMTNLLAPQQGRETPRAFGNPSEAVLAYRLRKIELREKILVRLTPDTKPIETSVGRIFFNRVLPVDYGYLNDQLDAKKLTEIVRKCLEIYGRDKTVEVLDGLKEIGFHYITRSGYSWGMADLPFIPEKKELIADGDRRIEEVEGQYQEGLLTQSERHSKIVAVWTEIKDRVTKLSKEKLPKHGSVASMIDSGARGSWGQLTQIIGMKGPVANPAGDIIELPVKGNFKDGIDALEYFISTHGARKGLSDTALRTANAGYLTRRLVDVSQDVVIKEDDCGDKEGIMINAKESEEMNEKVVARLLGRIVIEDLKHPKTGETVVKAGGLVDEKAAVKLADATLDNIRVRSVLTCLLSKGVCKKCYGWDLAYNKEVEIGVAVGIMAAQSIGEPGTQLTMRTFHTGGVAGADITQGLPRVEELFEARPPKRKAFMSDVAGKVTVEDIDRRMIEGPEGQKLLAPFVGHKIVRVGYSEEDGETYKHNTQDKPSVKAGESVEAGQVVIVKVDGREIVAKAAGTVRLEKRVVKVVRETQKVKEYIIPPGYVLYVKNGDTVEAGQQLTEGNLDLHQLYRLRGKDAVMKYILKDVQAIYTSQGQKLNDKHIEIIVKQMFSRVLVKDAGDTDLLPGEIIEKSQLLDENRACAERKGKLATFDELFLGITKVALSTQSFLSAASFQETARVLINAAITGKIDPLEGLKENVIIGRMIPAGTGYRSKKDLAIDPAPAAA
- a CDS encoding DNA-directed RNA polymerase subunit beta; its protein translation is MIFKRQRPKSEVRKMFTNIVDAMPQPDLIEIQKKSYDWLFKEGIRELFEEVSPVKDFIGRDLELYFLDYYLDEPKFEEVVTKAKNLTFEAPLRVKARLINKRTAETKEQEIYLGDFPIMTDRGTFIINGIERVVVSQLVRSAGVFFTTENNRGRKYFGAKIIPNRGAWLEMETDNSNVIWVKIDRKRKVAVTSLLRAFGYSTDEEILGLFTDVDKHPSIKYIQNTIDKDSAKDMDEGLREVYKRIRPGDLATADNAKSLIYSMFFNFDRYDLGKVGRYKFAQRFGLTQTEAEIEKPETRILKKEDIVTIVKEVIRLNITQEDPDDVDHLGNRRVRAVGELVQNRLRVGLSRMERIIKDRMSTMDITTITPSKLVNARPIIGVVREFFMSSQLSQFMDQVNPLAELEHKRRLSAMGPGGLSRERAGFDVRDVHPTHYGRICPIATPEGPNIGLVGHLASYARVNEYGFIETPYRVVLKEVKNDGKKAAGEIARGDIKDPKSGKTIIAAGTEISKDDAAKLAKFSLDTIPVKTRVTKEIEYLNAFAEEKSITTTATTPIDKDGYFLEQKVAVRKFGEPSVDIVDNLDYMDVSSKQIVSVATSLVPFLEHDDANRALMATNMQRQAVPCIKADAPIVGTGQEFRAAFDSGHVVVSDIDGEVTAVQSDYVEITGDNGEKRDYRLNKFSRSNSSTCINQRPVVSRGQKVAAGTIIADGSAVDRGELALGQNLLVAFLSWEGYNYEDAVILNERLVQNDRYTSIHIENYLIDVRETKLGPEVITSDIPNISEEKLKNLDENGIVRIGAEVVSGDILVGKITPKGETELSAEEKLLRAIFGEKARDVRDSSLYLEHGEHGKVVDIKIFSREAGDKLPPGVIMTVQVAVADLRKIQVGDKVAGRHGNKGVISKIVPVEDMPFLGDGTSVDIILSPLGVVSRMNLGQILETHLGLAANSLGYHACTPVLNGITENQIREELKRAGFPEDGQMQLYDGRTGEAFDNKGTVGYIYVMKLNHMVEDKIHQRSIGPYSLITQQPLGGKAQFGGQRFGEMEVWALEAYGAAHTLQEILTIKSDDVPGRSKAYESIIKGEPIKKINVPESFNVLVRELKGLGLDVELLKGKQRMDLDEVGKSRGNLPGSERPQTSLVEPDGVEEAFKEEAPVLAVAPEEESRPAADEI